GATCGCGCAGGAGATGGACCAGCAGCGTGCGGTCCTCGACATCGACAGAGACAGCCTTGCCGTTCACTGTCAGTTTGACTGTAGACACGTGAGTACCTCCCGATTGTTTGTTTGTAGTTATTCCAATTAGAGACAGCGCGAGCGGAACTTTGCAACTGGGATTTTGGGTGCCCTTCGTCATCGAAAGGTCATCGTGGCCAGTCGCGGGCGCGCGATTCGAGCATGACGTTCCGTGCCGCTGCCAGTGCGTGGCGCGACCCGAGAGACGCTTTCGGAAATCTGCGTCACGTCTGCCGCGGCGTGCTTTCGATGCCGCCGCGCGACGCCGCCCGCTCTCAGACCTCAGCCCTGTCGCGCGTCGTCTCTCCCTTTGATGCCTTGTTCGTTGCTTCGAATAGGAGCACGCGCTCAGGGCTTTGCAATCGCGATCTTGGTAGTAGGCGCGGGCGAGCTAAGTCATTGATTTTGTTGAGGGTGATCCTGGCGAGCCGCAGCCGGGCGGTGCGTTCTGCAAGCCGTGGTGATCGAGGGCGTTCTGGTGTCGTGGCTGCGACAGTCCATTCCGTCATTCCGGGGCCCGAGCGAAGCGAGGGAGCCCGGAATCCATCCGGCCGCACGGTACGTGGATGAATGGATTCTCAGATGCGCAATTGCGCATCATAGCTCGCGACTTCGTCGGCCCCGGAATGACATTGAGTGGATCAGACGTCAGAGCGACCGTGGTGCCGAGGGTTGGTCCGGTGAAGGCGGCGTTCAGCGGCAAGGAGACGCTGGCCGATAACCGCATCATCGGCGAAGGCGCCGGCGGCGTCGCAGGTTTCGCCAAGGGCGGCGCGAAAGTCAGGCGCGAGGAAGAATCACCCGACGTCACCATCCTGCGCGACGAGACCGAAGCGCAGACCGGCGGCAAGCTTGCG
This region of Bradyrhizobium sp. CCGUVB1N3 genomic DNA includes:
- a CDS encoding SRPBCC domain-containing protein, with translation MNGFSDAQLRIIARDFVGPGMTLSGSDVRATVVPRVGPVKAAFSGKETLADNRIIGEGAGGVAGFAKGGAKVRREEESPDVTILRDETEAQTGGKLAQLGSRLIDSTSRKLAANFFENFATLVAPSS